One Lycium barbarum isolate Lr01 chromosome 5, ASM1917538v2, whole genome shotgun sequence genomic window carries:
- the LOC132642499 gene encoding FCS-Like Zinc finger 14-like isoform X2, producing the protein MIGKRPSPVIGMITGSSVSGNRTGTIYGPTSPRSPLDFKIQSPRGLKAYNNFGGVGLAIVASLDDNKDGAIKVNKPVYNTSSIKSIPIPGNSTDLDNFEDYTVVTCRGPDKKSYTRVYCNGSVQENRRSTDRKQKCSSVFDISPTRFGDFPRYPDSDFLSSCQLCNKKLHGKDIFMGEIAFCSTECRYRQIAMDEQKEKCSSDFSRSADIATSPYANGQIFSTGILAV; encoded by the exons ATGATAGGCAAAAGACCAAGTCCGGTGATCGGAATGATCACCGGCTCATCAGTTTCAGGTAACCGGACGGGAACTATATATGGTCCCACTAGTCCAAGAAGTCCTCTAGATTTCAAGATTCAATCACCAAGAGGTCTAAAAGCCTATAATAATTTTGGTGGGGTTGGATTAGCTATTGTAGCTTCTCTTGATGATAATAAAGATGGTGCAATCAAGGTTAATAAACCTGTATACAACACAAGTTCGATTAAGTCCATACCAATTCCAGGGAATTCAACAGACTTGGACAATTTTGAAGACTACACAGTAGTTACTTGTCGCGGACCAGATAAAAAGTCATATACTAGAGTATATTGCAATGGAAGTGTACAAGAAAACCGAAGATCCACTGACAGAAAACAGAAGTGTTCAAGTGTTTTTGACATATCTCCAACTAGATTTGGAGATTTTCCAAGATATCCAGATTCAGATTTCCTCAGTTCCTGTCAGTTATGCAACAAAAAGCTCCATGGCAAAGACATATTTAT GGGAGAGATAGCATTCTGTAGCACAGAGTGTCGGTATAGGCAGATAGCAATGGATGAGCAAAAGGAGAAGTGTAGCTCTGACTTTTCAAGATCTGCTGATATTGCAACCTCACCTTATGCTAATGGCCAAATATTTTCTACCGGAATTCTGGCTGTCTAG
- the LOC132642499 gene encoding FCS-Like Zinc finger 14-like isoform X1 produces the protein MIGKRPSPVIGMITGSSVSGNRTGTIYGPTSPRSPLDFKIQSPRGLKAYNNFGGVGLAIVASLDDNKDGAIKVNKPVYNTSSIKSIPIPGNSTDLDNFEDYTVVTCRGPDKKSYTRVYCNGSVQENRRSTDRKQKCSSVFDISPTRFGDFPRYPDSDFLSSCQLCNKKLHGKDIFMYRGEIAFCSTECRYRQIAMDEQKEKCSSDFSRSADIATSPYANGQIFSTGILAV, from the exons ATGATAGGCAAAAGACCAAGTCCGGTGATCGGAATGATCACCGGCTCATCAGTTTCAGGTAACCGGACGGGAACTATATATGGTCCCACTAGTCCAAGAAGTCCTCTAGATTTCAAGATTCAATCACCAAGAGGTCTAAAAGCCTATAATAATTTTGGTGGGGTTGGATTAGCTATTGTAGCTTCTCTTGATGATAATAAAGATGGTGCAATCAAGGTTAATAAACCTGTATACAACACAAGTTCGATTAAGTCCATACCAATTCCAGGGAATTCAACAGACTTGGACAATTTTGAAGACTACACAGTAGTTACTTGTCGCGGACCAGATAAAAAGTCATATACTAGAGTATATTGCAATGGAAGTGTACAAGAAAACCGAAGATCCACTGACAGAAAACAGAAGTGTTCAAGTGTTTTTGACATATCTCCAACTAGATTTGGAGATTTTCCAAGATATCCAGATTCAGATTTCCTCAGTTCCTGTCAGTTATGCAACAAAAAGCTCCATGGCAAAGACATATTTATGTACAG GGGAGAGATAGCATTCTGTAGCACAGAGTGTCGGTATAGGCAGATAGCAATGGATGAGCAAAAGGAGAAGTGTAGCTCTGACTTTTCAAGATCTGCTGATATTGCAACCTCACCTTATGCTAATGGCCAAATATTTTCTACCGGAATTCTGGCTGTCTAG
- the LOC132639445 gene encoding uncharacterized protein LOC132639445 has protein sequence MLDLKNQRQSIRASLSNLNEKDKSDYRIRLNASINVVRFLLRNGLSFCGHDESEDSEYKGLFLELLEFHENNHPDVEKVILQHAPKIDMMICSTIQKDIVDSCDKETIKAIIKDLDGDYFGILVDESKDISHKEQMALVLRYIDKSGELIECFLGIVHVSDTSARSLRKAIYSLLENHSLCLSKLRGQGYDGANAPSAYCIHYFAHQLQLALVALSRKHSDLKIFFYVVTNVLNTIGTSFKRRELLRQHQVEKLEELLKAGEIFTRQGLNQERGLQRPGDNRWGSHFKTLENFMIIFSSIANVLKDMKEDSPLKLDKLAAGNLLHNIQEFEFVFILHLMFKVFLFTNELNRALQKKDRDIVNAMELLNLAKIRLQKNKRK, from the exons ATGCTAGATTTGAAAAATCAACGTCAATCGATTCGAGCTTCTTTGTCCAATCTCAATGAGAAAGACAAGAGTGATTATCGAATTCGATTAAATGCCTCGATTAATGTGGTAAGGTTTCTCCTAAGAAATGGATTATCATTTTGTGGTCATGATGAGAGTGAAGATTCCGAATACAAAGgtctttttcttgaacttttggaATTTCACGAAAATAACCATCCGGATGTGGAAAAGGTAATATTACAACATGCTCCAAAAATTGATATGATGATTTGTTCAACAATTCAAAAGGATATCGTGGATTCTTGTGATAAAGAAACAATTAAAGCTATCATCAAAGACTTGGATGGTGATTATTTTGGTATATTAGTTGATGAATCAAAGGACATCTCACATAAAGAGCAAATGGCCCTAGTCTTGCGATACATTGACAAAAGTGGAGAGTTGATAGAGTGCTTTTTGGGCATTGTCCATGTGAGTGATACATCTGCAAGATCATTACGGAAAGCAATTTATTCTTTACTTGAGAATCACTCGCTATGTTTATCGAAATTACGCGGACAAGGTTATGATGGAGCTA ATGCTCCATCTGCATATTGTATTCACTATTTTGCTCATCAATTGCAATTGGCACTTGTCGCTCTATCTAGAAAACACTCAGATCTGAAAATTTTCTTTTATGTTGTCACTAATGTATTGAATACTATTGGAACATCTTTTAAGCGCAGGGAATTACTTCGACAAcaccaagtggagaagttggaagaatTGCTTAAAGCTGGAGAAATTTTTACTAGGCAAGGATTGAATCAAGAACGTGGTCTCCAACGACCAGGTGATAATCGTTGGGGATCTCATTTTAAGACCTTGGAGAATTTCATGATTATATTTTCTTCAATTGCTAATGTACTTAAAGATATGAAAGAAGATTCTCCACTCAAGCTTGATAAACTTGCAGCAGGAAATCTTTTGCATAACATTCAGGAATTTGAATTTGTCTTTATTTTGCATTTGATGTTCAAGGTGTTTCTTTTTACAAATGAATTGAACAGAGCTTTACAAAAGAAAGATCGAGATATCGTCAATGCTATGGAGTTGCTTAACCTTGCAAAGATAAGATtgcaaaaaaataagagaaagtgA